Proteins encoded within one genomic window of Brassica rapa cultivar Chiifu-401-42 chromosome A09, CAAS_Brap_v3.01, whole genome shotgun sequence:
- the LOC103836838 gene encoding aquaporin TIP1-3, translating to MAINRIAIGTPGEASGRDAIRAAFAEFFSMVIFVFAGQGSGMAYGKLTGDGPATPSGLVAASLSHAFALFVAVSVGANVSGGHVNPAVTFGAFIGGNITLLRAILYWIAQLLGAVVACLLLKVSTGGMETAAFSLSHGVTPWNAVVFEIVMTFGLVYTVYATAVDPKKGDIGIIAPLAIGLIVGANILVGGAFDGASMNPAVSFGPAVVSWTWTNHWVYWVGPFIGAAIAAIVYDTIFIDSNGHEPLPSSDF from the coding sequence ATGGCTATCAATAGAATTGCGATTGGAACGCCAGGAGAAGCTAGCGGTCGAGATGCGATCAGAGCGGCTTTTGCTGAGTTTTTCTCCATGGTTATATTCGTTTTCGCCGGTCAAGGCTCAGGCATGGCTTACGGAAAGCTAACCGGAGACGGTCCAGCCACACCTTCTGGTCTAGTGGCCGCGTCTTTGTCTCATGCGTTTGCATTGTTCGTGGCGGTTTCCGTTGGAGCAAACGTTTCAGGCGGCCACGTGAATCCCGCGGTTACGTTTGGAGCTTTTATAGGTGGGAACATCACGTTGTTGAGAGCTATTCTTTATTGGATCGCTCAGTTACTCGGAGCAGTAGTAGCTTGCTTGTTGCTCAAGGTAAGTACTGGAGGGATGGAAACGGCAGCGTTTTCGCTCTCTCATGGAGTCACACCGTGGAACGCAGTCGTTTTCGAGATTGTGATGACGTTTGGGTTGGTTTACACTGTTTACGCTACTGCCGTGGATCCCAAGAAAGGTGATATTGGAATCATTGCTCCTTTAGCGATTGGGTTAATCGTTGGAGCTAATATTCTCGTTGGTGGTGCGTTTGATGGTGCGTCGATGAACCCGGCCGTTTCGTTCGGTCCTGCCGTGGTTAGCTGGACCTGGACGAACCATTGGGTCTATTGGGTCGGTCCATTTATTGGTGCAGCCATTGCAGCTATTGTTTATGACACTATCTTTATTGATAGTAATGGACATGAACCACTTCCTTCTAGTGATTTCTAA
- the LOC103836837 gene encoding soluble inorganic pyrophosphatase 1, with translation MSEEVKENQSDKLQRTAPRLNERILSSLSRRSVAAHPWHDLEIGPGAPSIFNVVIEISKGSKVKYELDKKTGLIKVDRILYSSVVYPHNYGFIPRTLCEDNDPLDVLVIMQEPVLPGCFLRARAIGLMPMIDQGEKDDKIIAVCVDDPEYKHYTDIKELPPHRLSEIRRFFEDYKKNENKEVAVNDFLPNGPAVEAIQYSMDLYAEYILHTLRR, from the exons ATGAGTGAAGAAGTGAAAGAGAATCAATCTGATAAGCTTCAGAGAACAGCTCCACGTTTGAACGAGAGAATACTGTCATCTTTATCAAGGAGATCGGTTGCTGCTCATCCATGGCATGATCTTGAAATCG GACCTGGAGCTCCGTCGATCTTCAATGTG GTTATTGAGATCTCAAAAGGTAGCAAGGTCAAATATGAACTTGACAAAAAGACAGGACTCATCAAG GTTGATCGGATCCTATATTCATCGGTCGTGTATCCTCATAACTACGGTTTTATCCCCCGCACATTATGCGAAGACAATGACCCTTTAGATGTGTTAGTCATCATGCAG GAGCCTGTGCTTCCAGGTTGTTTCCTGCGCGCACGAGCTATCGGATTAATGCCTATGATTGATCAG GGAGAAAAAGATGACAAGATCATTGCGGTTTGTGTTGATGATCCTGAGTATAAGCATTACACTGACATCAAAGAACTTCCACCTCATCGTCTCTCAGAAATCCGGCGATTCTTTGAAGATT ACAAGAAGAATGAGAACAAGGAAGTCGCTGTAAATGATTTTCTACCGAATGGTCCTGCCGTTGAAGCCATTCAGTACTCAAT ggACCTTTACGCTGAGTACATTCTTCACACCCTGAGGAGATAA
- the LOC103836836 gene encoding B3 domain-containing transcription factor NGA4, whose amino-acid sequence MASGSGSNSNDFNMAMGEHMFDKVLTTSDVGKLNRLVIPKQHAENYFPLEEIENGTMLEFQDRNGKMWKFRYLYWSSSQSYVMTKGWVRFVKDKNLESGDTISFHRSYVPDDTEPGKRIKKLYVDWRHRADRNLVHNINHHHHYPLLMPPTYPTAGYYPLSGYSMPHYQRLPPFYHNQFQERDFSGYGYGGPYYARSPLDHHHHYQYGRSEPLVYNSYPVYPTTGVPSSSARLPPYPPPHQPPQEGTAKKLRLFGVDVEESSSSGEARGEMAVAGYSSSSPVVIRDEESSSAMQLSEDEEYKRKGKSIDF is encoded by the coding sequence ATGGCTAGTGGCTCCGGCAGCAACAGCAACGACTTCAACATGGCGATGGGGGAGCACATGTTCGACAAAGTGCTAACAACAAGCGACGTCGGGAAACTAAACCGCCTCGTGATTCCAAAGCAACATGCAGAAAACTACTTTCCCTTGGAAGAAATTGAAAACGGCACGATGTTGGAATTCCAAGACAGGAACGGCAAGATGTGGAAGTTTCGTTACTTGTACTGGAGCAGTAGCCAGAGCTACGTGATGACCAAAGGATGGGTCCGTTTCGTCAAAGATAAGAACCTTGAAAGCGGAGACACCATCTCGTTCCACCGTAGCTACGTCCCCGACGATACCGAACCGGGGAAACGAATCAAAAAACTGTACGTTGACTGGAGGCATAGAGCCGACAGGAACCTCGTACACAACAtaaaccatcatcatcattaccCGCTTTTAATGCCTCCGACTTATCCAACTGCTGGTTACTATCCCTTGTCTGGATATTCCATGCCGCATTACCAAAGGCTTCCACCTTTTTATCATAACCAGTTTCAAGAGAGGGATTTTTCAGGGTATGGTTATGGAGGGCCTTACTACGCGAGATCACCGttggatcatcatcatcattatcagtATGGAAGATCTGAGCCATTGGTTTATAACTCTTATCCTGTTTACCCGACCACGGGGGTACCTTCGTCTTCCGCCAGGTTACCTCCTTATCCTCCTCCTCATCAGCCGCCGCAGGAGGGGACGGCGAAGAAGCTAAGGCTGTTTGGGGTCGATGTGGAGGAGTCTTCTTCTTCAGGAGAGGCACGTGGTGAAATGGCTGTTGCTGGGTACTCTTCGTCTTCTCCAGTTGTGATCAGAGACGAAGAATCATCTTCAGCTATGCAGTTAAGCGAGGATGAAGAATATAAGAGGAAAGGGAAGTCCATAGACTTTTAG